ACTGAAAAAATATGACTGAAAACTTGTAAGGCTACTTTGGTTGtcaatgaagcagaggaaaaaacCTTTTTGATGAAAAATATGTCTAATGAGACCTTCCATCATAATTTTCAGCTCTTTTGGGTGATCTAATCATATTAGTTTAAGATAGTTTAATGCTCAAATCTGTTAACATTTGGGCGCAGCAGGGGTAAAACGCACGACCCATGTTTGTATGGGTCCTCGATGCAGGCAGTCacgggtttgactcctggcctattgacctttgctgcatgtcttccccctctgtCCACACCTTCCATGTTTAATGATACATTGTCCAAAAACTGTGGTCTAAATATAATAACTGTTAGTGACATTTTACCTTTAGAGGCAAAAAGCAATGTCAGAAAGACGTCTGAGCAAGCCTCCATTTTGGAAATCCAACCCTATAACATTACTGCAATGGATAAAGCTCTATGAGGCATTGAAATCAAACTTGCATGTGTAACTTAAAGTACAAGTACATATACAGGTCTCTCTTGGGATCTTGTGTaaccaatattttttttcacagacTTTGCACAATGGTGCAGCTTTTTCATTTGCCGGTAGTTAGACACACTGGTAAAAGGACATCCATACTCTGTGCAGCTTTTAACCATGGACCATTGAAAAGAAAACTATAcccatttgctttcatttttctttgcttacCTCAGCCATCACAAACTGTCATTCCCCACGTTAACTCATCCCATCTTCACCGTCATCTGAGGGATTAGTTTCTTCATCAGCGTCACTCTGATATATCTGGATTTATCTCTTCACACAGACgttgaaacaaacaatgacatCGATGCCAATCGAGGATTAATGTGTTCTCAGTTTGTACAGCAGATTATTTCAGACAAGTTACTAAATCAAAGAGTTGCACAGGGAGTGCACTCATCCATTCTGATTCCATTAAAAAATGCCATTAATCCAGTGCTGAACCGAGAAACAACCTGTGAATCTGGGATCAAACtaaagaagatttttttttcacatgtagCATCACATATCTGATGTTCCTGTGATCTTCAACACACTGTGTGGGACAGATGCAACCAACATTGATCTCTGGAGAGCTACAATGGTTCTGGAAACAAAGAACAGAGGAAGAAGTCTATAAACAATTTCATCTCCAACTACTTTCTCCACTGTatatcaggtttttttttttttttttttttattgtaggtGTTTCCATGAATTATGAAGATAAAAAGCTCAAATCTCACATATAAATTGGTTCTATATTATTAGCTGAAAACTTAGTATTATACCGTTTTCATTATGATGTCCATTTGGACCATTTAACGtttataaaatatgacaaattaCGATCCCtaagcaaacaaaaataaaataaaataaaatagcttaGCAACTTTACGCTGGAAGATATTATTGATTGTATACATTGAAGTCAGCTAACCATGTTTTCTTgaaagtaaaaaattaaaagaaaatagaagaaCTACGTTTAATCATCGTTTGTCAAAGCAGACACAAAACAACCCTATGGTGGGTATGTATCCACATATGGTCTATTCCAAACATCCTACAAAAGTAGGAAATCTGCACCAACCAGTTAGAACAGTGTGTTAAAGTTTAAAACGTCctctgtgtctggctgaaacGTCGGGTCTTCTGCCTGGTTTATTACAatgtggggttcctcaaggcaaatgttttggttttcacAACAAAAACAGTTGTACAGGAGCTAAATTAGCCAGAAGACGGTCTCACTCTGAGACTTAAATACTAAGGTTATGTTGTTCTACCACCCTTTTATTGCTTCTCCAACTGTCTTGCATTTATGCTGTTAAAATGTGAGATCAGCacttctaataaataaaaaaaaacaccccatACAATACCAAGCTTTGGTagtaataatgtgtttttcaagCTGTGTTCTTTTATTCAACTAAATCATCAAGCGAGAATCCCAATATAACTCAGACCCCTGCTAGTTGTAGCTTTAACATCATTTTCATCCATCCAAGAAGTTTGTCTTTGATAGGAAATAAGACTGACATCTCTCAAAACTATGTAAAAGaagcagttttgaaaaaaatatattttttattccactttattttaaagaactggcatgacaaaaatatttaaatccttCTCAATAATCTGGCCACTATACCAATCAAAAGCTTCTTATTATTGATGTTTGTaagtttccactggtattttgaggATTTActtttggtgatgagctccaagtctttaaaGGCTGGAAGGCCgtcttgccatcaccctaatctttagctccctccacagaggGACTGAAGTCAGGACtttggctgggccactccaaagtgTTAATGTTAATTCTAGTCAGAagaaaaatgctgttaaaatTGAAAGTTTACTTCAAATCAAAATCTGTGAGGCGTATGAAAACATTTGGGCTTAACTCAGTCTTCTTTAGATTTCCTCAACAGATTTTTTCCTTTGTCTTCCTCTGGGGCTTCTTGAGTTCTTACAGACATTGTTGCTTACCCTCCTTTTCTTAATTTCTGTTGGTTCAAACTCTGAGTCCTTTGCTTTCTGCCTCGATTTCTCCTTTTcattctgctgctgctgatccTCCTCCTTGAAGTCAAAGGATTCCTCACTTTTGCTCATCTCCTCCTCACTTTCTTCACTGCTAAACTTCCTCCTCCTGGGCTTCCGCTTTCTTACTTTCGCTGTCTTGGTGTTTATACCTTGGCCTGGCCCTTTCTCGTCTTTAATCACTGTGCCCGTGAGGTTTTTTTTAGGCCTCCCAATTGGTCTACCTGtcgttttctttttaaatttacttCTCTTAATGCTCACCTCCTTTACTGCAGCCTGATCCTCATCTACATTGCCAATCCTCGGGTCCGTGCCTCCATCATCCAGAGGGTCTCCATCGACGCATCCCCTCCGTCTTGCTGACTTCTGTTGATGCCCAGATGCCGTGTGGCAACGCTGGACGTGACTCTTCAAGCTCACGTTGTGATTAAAGCATTTATTGCAGTGCTGACACTTGTAAGGCCTCTCCCCCGTGTGCAGACGCATGTGGGACTTCAGATGGCCGGACTGGTTGAAGCCTCGCTGGCACACCGAACATTTGAACGGTTTTTCTCCAGTATGCACCATCGAGTGTCTCTGGAGAGCCAAAGCCGAAAAGAATTTGATCCCACAAATGGGACATTTCAGCTGCCTTTGCTCTGTGTGACTTTCAAAGTGGTCTTTGCGCTCCTTGTGTGTGGCAAACGTCTCAGAACAGTCGGAACATTTATAAGGGCTCTTCTGAGTTAAGTGGGTCTGCTCGTGAGTGATTTTGTCCATTTTAGTCTTGAACCCAACATGGCAG
This genomic interval from Girardinichthys multiradiatus isolate DD_20200921_A chromosome 6, DD_fGirMul_XY1, whole genome shotgun sequence contains the following:
- the LOC124869370 gene encoding zinc finger protein 852-like isoform X5, whose protein sequence is MLHKIENLDVIKEKVNLLQMNKRYAVSERQLLQLFSVKCPLCQSKVKTEKVVRGVLLVLNQQCLQCDYSKQWKNLNNKSITEASDDHQTECMEISLETVSTDGKTVGITDIVQSVDEEIDRTEETDESSDLDEVGDSDDNWEPEDEPFSLKSEEESSCEEASEVALLKHRELCTDCGMFFEIQKPHTCEYKIKPFPCNICGKRCVSEHALTVHSRVHNINYQHPCKYCHVGFKTKMDKITHEQTHLTQKSPYKCSDCSETFATHKERKDHFESHTEQRQLKCPICGIKFFSALALQRHSMVHTGEKPFKCSVCQRGFNQSGHLKSHMRLHTGERPYKCQHCNKCFNHNVSLKSHVQRCHTASGHQQKSARRRGCVDGDPLDDGGTDPRIGNVDEDQAAVKEVSIKRSKFKKKTTGRPIGRPKKNLTGTVIKDEKGPGQGINTKTAKVRKRKPRRRKFSSEESEEEMSKSEESFDFKEEDQQQQNEKEKSRQKAKDSEFEPTEIKKRRVSNNVCKNSRSPRGRQRKKSVEEI
- the LOC124869370 gene encoding zinc finger and BTB domain-containing protein 24-like isoform X2, giving the protein MDTILSKDTACKHDQLKSCHSPTPGSSELNKEEYSTLISVPASPASSEVSESSVSDYCKMLHKIENLDVIKEKVNLLQMNKRYAVSERQLLQLFSVKCPLCQSKVKTEKVVRGVLLVLNQQCLQCDYSKQWKNLNNKSITEASDDHQTECMEISLETVSTDGKTVGITDIVQSVDEEIDRTEETDESSDLDEVGDSDDNWEPEDEPFSLKSEEESSCEEASEVALLKHRELCTDCGMFFEIQKPHTCEYKIKPFPCNICGKRCVSEHALTVHSRVHNINYQHPCKYCHVGFKTKMDKITHEQTHLTQKSPYKCSDCSETFATHKERKDHFESHTEQRQLKCPICGIKFFSALALQRHSMVHTGEKPFKCSVCQRGFNQSGHLKSHMRLHTGERPYKCQHCNKCFNHNVSLKSHVQRCHTASGHQQKSARRRGCVDGDPLDDGGTDPRIGNVDEDQAAVKEVSIKRSKFKKKTTGRPIGRPKKNLTGTVIKDEKGPGQGINTKTAKVRKRKPRRRKFSSEESEEEMSKSEESFDFKEEDQQQQNEKEKSRQKAKDSEFEPTEIKKRRVSNNVCKNSRSPRGRQRKKSVEEI